One stretch of Anolis carolinensis isolate JA03-04 chromosome 3, rAnoCar3.1.pri, whole genome shotgun sequence DNA includes these proteins:
- the LOC134297663 gene encoding uncharacterized protein LOC134297663, with translation MFMFPTVKVSGDITKSLVCSFRSGCGELTLSQEYGHHPAVAVRCNMQVEDEELLGAGGGRSERATPETDAEFHQLAALASSTAYAQPNGVTQRRGVVRGDSTGGEEGSPSPGPQKMVFLEERMSAMETTLAVMSRAMERLAVLAEPERGRELRASSMWDVSVGSSQGFADLPAPKGREMRKEPGARPKIQTSLTRVEESDDEGEKPPRIPATLPTETLVPLANAGRGTGQREAAAGPTGPQGGLRRAEDWGLPPQGPLPRREELRIEFGGESSELDFFLTTVRGYMEDNAHTFRTESSRVRAIGAVLKRGAASWYVQLHARRDPCLGSLRRFMGALETRFRDPLEQIRAREELKTVSQGQRSVSEYAEEFQCLAEKVPEWSAVTKIELFKEGLRREILSWAVHRDEPDTLRGWIQLAGRVETSLAQARRHRGGLQQRPQMKEGSRKEGSTPAGRRTEPPGNVSTSRRGCFVCGRLGHRAAECWQRKGEGGGPPKPRAVAGKRAEEEPPMRHHSGGLDEGEEDAMSEPCY, from the exons atgttcatgtttcctacagtaaaagtttctggtgatatcacaaagagtcttgtgtgttcattcaggagcggctgtggtgagctgacactaagccaagaatacggacaccatcccgctgtagcggtgaggtgtaacatgcaagtggaggatgaagagctcttgggcgccggaggaggaaggtcggaaagggccactcccgagacggacgctgagttccaccagctggcggccctggcgtcatccaccgcttatgcccagccaaatggggtaacccagaggcgcggagtggtgcggggagatagcaccggaggagaggaaggttcaccttccccaggcccgcaaaagatggtgtttctggaggagaggatgtcggcgatggagaccaccctggcagtgatgtcgagggcgatggagcgcctggcggttttggcggagccggagagaggaagggaacttcgggctagctcaatgtgggacgtgagcgtgggaagcagccagggctttgcagacctcccagcaccgaagggaagggaaatgcgaaaggagcccggcgcccggcccaagatccaaacgagcctgacgcgggtggaggagagtgacgacgaaggggaaaagcctccgagaatcccggctacgctcccaactgagaccctggtgcccctggcgaatgccgggcgtggcacaggacaaagggaagcagcagcggggcccactggcccgcaagggggcttgcgacgggcggaggattggggattgccaccacagggacccctaccgagacgagaggagctaaggatcgagtttgggggagagtcctctgaactggattttttcctgaccacggtgaggggctatatggaggacaatgcccacactttcagaacggaatccagccgggtacgggccattggtgcagtgttgaagaggggagcggccagctggtacgttcaactacacgcgcggcgcgacccatgtctggggtcactccgacgctttatgggggccctggagacccgtttccgagatccactggagcagatccgggcgagggaggagttgaagaccgtctcccaggggcagaggtcggtatctgagtatgcggaggagttccaatgcctcgctgaaaaggtgccggaatggtctgcagtgacaaagatagaactcttcaaagaggggctcaggcgggagatcctctcctgggcggtgcatcgtgatgagcctgacacactgcgcggatggattcagctggcggggcgcgtcgagacatcgctggcccaggcgaggaggcaccgaggagggctacagcagcggccgcagatgaaagaggggagccggaaggagggatcaaccccagccgggaggagaacggagccgccagggaacgtgagcaccagcaggaggggctgcttcgtgtgcggccgtttgggccacagggctgccgagtgctggcagagaaaaggggaaggcggaggcccgcccaaaccaagagccgtggcagggaaacgcgccgaggaagaaccaccgatgaggcaccactcgggggggttg gacgaaggggaggaggacgccatgtcagaaccctgctactag